The Rosa rugosa chromosome 3, drRosRugo1.1, whole genome shotgun sequence sequence cctgtgttggatacaatggccagccaagttcaagcattccatggatgaaggctATGTCGCTGGAatacatcaagaagatcatctctgaagacacAAAGAATACCTTCCTGGCTGCAGGAGAGAAAACAAtaatcactgcttacgatcatcctgacgtagtcagtaGTGACCTTTTCCTATCCCTCACAAGAAAGGAGATAGATTCGACACTGGCATGCTTACAGTGGGTGGAAAAACTTGAAACagacaaccactacaaaatgtatgttgatacagatgtcgaagacaatGCAACAACTGCTCGAATGGCCCAGGCAGATAACAACTCGTTTGTCATTGGTCACAATTCAGAAACAGATGAGAACGTACATGTGAAACAGCAGGTGTAGAAAGcaccgaaagtacttttggactcttcccaaaagctacttttgcttttcagaaaagaaaaggtgaaaaacatttcacctaaaggaatctgcttttcccttgtccgacctccatcatcaggagcactcaggaaagcaggaaATCACGGAGTTGTGTTGTacatttttgtgttttgaattctgatttgagttccgctccctatataaggagctttagtttcaGTTGTTTAGGCATGGAAAAATCTCCCCGCATAAAAACCTTCCACCATCCAACAAATAGTTTAGGAAACTtaagcagaagagtcttctcctCAAGCAAGAAGAATGTCATCGTAGCAGCTTGATCCTTCTTTCCTGTCTAGTGTGAAGTAGAGTGttttcattacaagtaagtatctgtaatcattcttatggatagctaagcAGCTTCTTAGCTGTTTTCCTGAGAATGAAGCTCTGAATTTTAGTCTGTaaattatgtttgaataaataattTCAGATTGCTCATCCACCTTATCATTAGTtcgatgttttaatagttaatcTATTTCTGCCTTAATTCCTATACTATTTTTAGGCTTAGACTTTCTATTTCTTAGGAAAAATGGACTCAGCTTaagatagaaacaagcagcagtgattccgcctgttaaagtaactgTTAGGCAGgaagccgttaggtgaaaaacttaggcatgttgaaggctagttttgttttttttcaaaagtATGAACAAGTTTTTCTAGGGAAAAAGTAAAGGTTAAATTCAAAAGTCAGCATAGGACATATTAAACACTAGTTTAGAAAAGACTACCCTCATAGATCTTTTCCCCTAAGATTTGTGTAAATGGGCACAATACAAACTTATTGGTGCAAGTGAGCACAATATCTATGATTTATGGATAAACAAGAATTAACCCTTGAATATATGACTGTATGTGCTACTTTTAATTAGTTGTTGCATTAATTATTGGTTGGAGACTTCAAACTTTGAAGATGCTTTTGTGTGTTGGGTAGATCCTATTGTGGCAAAAATGCATTGGACTCAACGGACCTACATCCACCATTGTTTTTGTTCATGGCCGGACCCATATCATTTTTAAATTTGATAAAGCGACACAATTGGCCATAACCAAATGCAGGTCCTTTTCATCTATGTCTCGAACCCTGTCTCATTCGTACTGTAATGGATAAGATCAGTAGAATGCCATATGGCTTTAAACCCTAGTTTCTTTGCCTTCATAAGGGGATATTTCTTTGTGGTCACTTAGCTAGATATGATCAAACTTCAAACAAAaagatagagatagagatagaTACTGAGAGAGATCGAGTGGAGGCAAGTGCCCCCTCAAACCTCCAAAAGCCAGATTAAGGCTCGCTTCAAACTTCTACCTTCCTCTTTCATTAATCCCGATCTACGTATTTCGGTTGGGATAAACTCAGATTACGGGtaatcacttctaaatcacGTGTTTTCAGGTAAAGTATCGACTGGTTTTGACCTGTTTATTACTTCTTTATTTGGATGCATAAATACACGTTCGATCACATGGGATGTGGAGAATAGAAAGCGAAGAGGATTATATCATAAAAGCGAAGAGTGTATTGCAGCTATGGTGATTCTGAGGTTGGACATGTGTGTGGAGCTACTGAAGCTGGCCATAGAGTTCGTCATCGTCGTAGCAGAAGCAGTCGAGATAGCTCTTCAGCAGAACTTCCCTCCAAATCTTACAAGTACTTCAGCTTATACCAGCACTCATCTTCCTTTTGTTGGCTTTCTCCCTTGAGATTCTTTGTATAGATTAGCTAGCGCTCATGAGTTTTATATCTGCAAAATTGTACAGTACGTCCAGGTAATCTCTAATGTAAGGCTTCAGGTTCGTTTAAATTCTACTCGGTTGCTTATTCCTTTGGGCCAGAAGAGATTTGTATTATTAGCTCTGCTGGCACCATTGATGCTTGGTAAACAGAGAGCCGATAGCCAATTCACAAAGATCGATGGTTTTGAATTTCCCCATTattataataaaaagaaaatgggtactttttttttttttttgaataaacagAGAAAATGGGTATTCAAGCACTGAAGCGCGATAGATACCTGTCTTTGTGAAATTGGTGTGGATTTTGGTTTGGTTTACCAATTTACACCTGCGGAAAAGCCCGAAAGAACGGGAAAGCCCACCTAGTTCCAGTAGCCTCTGGAATGGTACATTGATACTGTTCGCTCAGTTTCTTTAGGGTCTGTTAGGCCCTGGAATGCTCGACATATAATAAGCTGCTTAATAAATAATTTAACCAGCTACGAGTATTAATGTTAGGTAATCTGGTTGGTCACAATGTAGGCCAAAAACATGTGAATTGCATATTTCATATTAAATTGGATTTGGTTtccaaagaaaataagaatcTGCTAGCTGGCGAATAGGTTTTGGTGGATAGATGAGGGCAGGAATAGAATGGAGAACAGAGTAAATGTCGCTTCATGCATGTAAGTCCATAGCTTTGCAACAGACGCTAGCAGCTATCTTAAGTTGTGACCTCTGAAAGCGCAGTAGACGGTAGCTCACGCATGCGATAAAGATGGAGGCTTATTTCTGCAATTGAATCGTTGGATGCTTCTGAAATCTGAATTATTGATATTGGACAATAGCATACGTAAAGGAAACAAAGCATAAGTGTCAACTCTAGTCGGCGGAAAGTCTTATCTGTCGGTCGAGTCAGTGGGCTGATTCGAGTGTCGACTATCTAATATCTAAAAATATCTTATCTCAATACTTATTGCATTCCACCATGCAAAGATAAAAAATATCCTTACTTTTGCCGACATGTTCTTTTTGTAATGGTCCATTGGATCAACCTATTGAACTAATCCACCACCGAACAGAAGATTTGTCTAGGGGTGAACTTTGAACCTTCGACCCTTTCCATCTTTTTTTCTTGATACAGACGGCCAACGTTTAATTGTTGTCAAACAAAAATAACGAGATTTTAAAAATATTCTCTTTTAGTCCTTTCTAAAGTTTTCAGACCAATAATTTTTCTCGAAAACACTATTTTGTCATCagtaaattaataaaattataattgtttaaggaaaactgaaattgggagagaattgagtcgtactttcattgataataggagtatctttatatagaggattataagacatagaattagagttgtacaaggaaagatatcgtacaattaatcggatatctataaatatctccgagaatatctctaattctaaaccccattacaactaggtcaagtaacctagagtttggggcagacacacacatattctggatttacttgaacattcccccttgtgtcgcccaaacgtgttactcctctcgttgcctcattaaaaaccttgccgagtaacaaaaaccctgtgggacaaaaataacctcgatcgaagggaaaaaagagcacaacacacccttcatgtttcgagaccatactTGTAGACATCtctccctgatgactacggtcatgagagtttggataacttccgcaaacgatgctaccaacatgtttctcgaaagtagaatttaggcaatgacttagtgagcaagcctgccacactaTCCTCAGATTGAATctaattcactttgatcttgaggagagtctgttgttactgattatgcttggtgttgtcgcttttgatgtagccctGCTTCCTTCaatcaaaacaagcagcattatcctaaatgcttgtaggctcatttgtggtagacttcaaaccacaattgttcaaacatgcgtaactatggatccaatccatatacattcacaaaccacttcgtgaagagcaataatctctgcattgttcgaagatatagcgactatagtctattctgtagacttccaatatatcgcggtcttacccatggtgaacacttaacctgtttgggaatgacttttgtgtgggtcagagagatacccaatatcagtaaaactttccaaaacacatgtcgttttgggatggggatagtggacgcaggccagtgttggcggcgttcctagtgtgtgatgggtctgaatccatcatctctctgtagggatagaacaagactatatcaatcgtacatctcaagtaccgaaagatatcttttacaccaatccaatggcgtcgcgttggcgcagagctagagctaactaacaagttcacaacatatgagatgtccggtcttgtgcattgagctaagtacaataatgcgcctattgtactcaagtaaggtacttttgcctctagcacatcttcgtcatcatccttcaaacaaagaggatcattttcaggatcaagactacggacgatcatggtgGTGCTTAAAGGTTTGacattgtcaaaatgcctaagaatctatcaacacgatgctcaagtttcaAACTGAGACAtcatcgtgttctcccaaaatcgttcatctcaaaatcggatttcaagtgttcagcggttttccttaattctttaagggcttctaatgaagataatgtccaacatgaaccacgatagaatccgaaacttgttatggaaacgcgcgggcatatcgatcccttcccaatcaagtagttactttagtgagcgtttcaaccttattgtgaacgcgctccgtggtctagagccacttgacttgggtaaataaagttcaccatgaacgTTCATGTATATTCTcgatctagatccccatagagatacgtagtgaccacatttgtaagctgcatgttcagttattcggaaactaccaaactgacagggtagtggagtgcaatgacatccattacgagagaatatgtctcatcgtagtcgattccagggcgttttgtgagaagccttgcaccataaggcgagattaccatctccttttctcatcacgctttctaatgaagacccattagtcaataagttttatgttaggaggtgttggcgtcactggctcaaaaatcttcatctttattagagaatccatcttaacctggatcacagatttccatttaggccaaatttatttacgttgacattcattcatcaacagagcgtggttcgatatcatcggactcaataaactcatgtgcaactacatcatcaattatgatggagtttctatcccacgtctcatgtatactagtgtaattttcaaagagctctatattctcaggaataggttctgacgttgaggcgttccccaacgataaccataaccctgaagattctcatgagatggattttgagtcttgatgatcaaaggatcgGAATGTGCCAAAATATCATTTGAATCCACGGGCCTCCcaagcatcctagctggggccatggcctataacaccagagtgccactctctttggcattagCGCCATGCCTACTtccatgtagggtggcgctacgtcctctcatagggacgtccttccttgcaggcatatttgcagcagatatgtgtgatctcatcactttaacagggatcaagatgagacatagtggggacagatcacgacaattcctgtcgttcctgctgaacattcatgttcttatctccccctaaccacaggaagactgtctcatcaaagtgacaacctgcaaatctagcagtaaggagatcgccttgcaagagcattaagtggcggacggtggttggagtctcaaatccaacgtagttgcccattcgtctataaggacccatcatagagcgctatGGAGGCGCAATTATCACATAAAAGGCATACttaaatatgcgtaagtatgatacttgtacctagtcactagctgtaatgcagaggtagattgagtggcggtgggtcgtagacgaattagcatagctgcatgcgatactGCATCActccaagcggatataaggagatcggtgcgcattaccaatgttcggactaccatcgtagtcgttttcgctagaccaattgggtgtgttcatgggaatatgatgtccaacatcagtcccaatgtaataaccatcgaaagtcttcgaggtaaactctctagcattgtcaagtccaattgactaaataggatgatccggggagtgagcccgttgtcatttgatatgtgctaggagtgtagcataagcagcatttacgtGGACAATGACACAatacgtgaccagcgtgtttgcatgtccaccaacatcatgagatatttaaacgtccacaagttggttgaattagtccacagaatccccatggattctatgtaagaatagaataagtattttcatatcctttgcataggaagGTCTGAGTCCtaacttccctaaggaacatgctttgtaaaacgagcgagaggctttagaaacaaccaatgaggattttggttgggcatgAGCGTCTGGAActctatttgaagcaaagttgatGATTGCAGCATCATCTAGggtgccatcaccatgatgggcgccatccatggcgtcatggatagggactgtgctaGCCCTAGGCTGGAGGTGGACGGTGGCGGCGCCAGAGCCAGCGGCGGCAGTCACACTTAgtctaggaatcaacttttgattcatgcttcgtttcgctcgagagaaaggatgtcgatgtgaagtctttagtagacggatcatcatatcacgactaggatgacctatcttgttgtgacaaagccaatatgtgtctaaatcaaagagatcttctctcataactttattggatttaatagctcgaatagtgacatagagtccactagagagacacataaacttctctaagatgcgccttttttcgcaatcattagaggtattgcaaaggaactcatgtccgttctctacatgcattttcgcatggaatccgttgactattcataggtgcaattttccctaggagcgtagagagtttctatgatagtaatcaaggtgccatttggcaaggggaacttgggctattccatgtccttgaattaatactaatggcccagccatcgtagtcacaaagtaatatgctcagaatcaaaatggagtcataatgaaaagaactcaaaattttattcataagccaacggagtacatcattgtctcttaaccattaggagaatctaatccaaatgctagctaatgcaaaacaaaggtagtcgtttgacttctttcggtaactgcaaaataaatatgaccaggtgtgtagagagatgtcggtggagcaaagctcgcttaagtaccacttatctcaaaaaccttcctagacatcacactcattttggatgaacCTAtgtaaagaaaaactaaaccaatagcatttactacaaagtatatggcaattgcctattacatctcttggaaaaataagacttaaacagaattggcgatttATTgttcccagccagatttgtagtcttcaacccttcactctagatcatcttcttgatcttcttgttccacatagtgagcttctcttgcttcacaatatgctttgtaggcggtgacaatttcttcacgagccctacaaatgtgtgcccaatgaccggatactccacatcgagaacatacatttctttgctcagactccattgattgaggcgctttgaaagcgtcatttagatggctcttaatgttggtggcggcaccaacatggctagaggctttgcctccctctctctttccacgttgacctcttcggtttcgTGTTCGCATATTTTGGAGATTatcttcccaagtagagcgattatatggaccagaacatccAAAAGTATCCctgagattagggtttcgctcttggcgccctctcttaggggcgcgactataattggattccggaatatgctctgtttccacggatctcgaattatagttcttcacaaggatgttttCATGCTTTTCAgggacattcatagctccaatgagctcatgaaaccttgtgatccgtcctgcagtaacatcgattcgatagttcttagcaaccatcaatgtagagatggggaaggtagagagagtcttctcaatcaacatcgcatttgtgatctctttaccacagaattccattaaggatttaatgcaaagtgcttccgagttgtagtcaagaactgacttgaaatcacagaatcgaaggctatgccatctcacttctaggttaggaagcagggagtcacgaacgttgccaaatttttcttcgagtgagacccacaaccttcttgggtcttcttcattcatacactcgtactggagcgaatcattgatacgctaaaagcaagcgtgcaatttaaccctgaaaaatgtcatcgttagtatatggtaaataagGATCGTTCTAATCGGGGATTGatggtacacctgtcattgtaaaacaaataaaaaattaatgaaaatgCAAAGTATAAATTTACAAAAAGAGTATATACAAgtaacgaaataaaagggggtTTAGGAAAtaggttttcgaaaattaaaataaacaaaataaagaaaatgtaaaaacagatgtacaagaatgaaacgtaagaaacaaagatcaaaaccaatttcatGTAATCAAagtcgattcaaaccctataattgatcatctaagttatgagaaagaagttgatcatgtgaaatattcgacgcaaatgatttcccatattttagtttcctttactaattaacctaagtgaaagcacctagatcaattctattaaacatgcaatcaaagtctagaaagctagctaatcaaaacatgttcaacgcaagaagcatagagaaaggttatcaacttaagtgcacaacctagtataaATAAGTTCACCAATTTGCGTCGGCCTTCAATTGCCGTCGCCAATGCCTCctgttttgcgacggcaaaaactGAGGGGTCGCGATTGTGCAAAATATTTGCGACGGTAACAACTGCCGTCGCCACTGGGCGTGGCAAACCCAATGGTTTACTTCGGCAAGAGTTTGCGTAGTAAAATACTAAGAGTTTGCGTCGCGTTTCTTCAATTCTTCCCGTAGTATGAAAACCACGACAGTCGCCCTctgctcaaaaagaaaaaaaaaaaaaacctctctcAAAACGGAGGCCGATCTCTTCGTCTCTCTtgttctccctctctctccgtCATCGCAAATCCCATCTTCCGCCAATACTTCTGTCTAAGCTCTTCCTTATCGGCAAACCAGATTGGGGAAATCTTTTGGGGGTATCGTTCAGATCTAGATCCCTCACCTGCAAAAGAGTCAATTGGGTCGCATATCGTAAACAACGTCGGTGAGTCCGTTTCAGGGGAGCTCTAGCTGGCTGGAGACCAGAGCTAAGATGGGTTTCAGTTTAGGATTCTTGGTCGGTATCTTTGGAGTTCTAATTCTCTCTCATGCCGCTTAATCAACCGTTCTTATTTTCCTCTCTCTCGGCAACCAAGAGCAGCCTCCATCTCTCTTTTCTTCGAGCAGCctccaaacccaaaacccagagaAGCATTGAGCGAGACCTccccaaacccaaaacccaaatcacTGTTCGAGCTTCTTCCACTGCCTTCGTCGAGACCTCCCCAGCTGTAAGTATGCTTCTTTTTCAAGCTTGGATTTCAATGCAATCagtcaaaattgaaaaacccaGTTTCAGTTTCAAAGCACTGGGCTTTTGGATTGTGTGTTTAGTCACTTGTTTCAGTaactttctagtttctactaATGTTTGATGGTTGAGGACTTGAGTCCTACTGTTGGTTTCAAGTTATTGGTtgatttggctttttttttccttcattcaaaTCTGGGAGTTATGTGTTATTGGTTGGTTTCAAGTTTGGAAAGTGACGTTCTGGTTTCAAGTTATTGATCCACTCTGCTGATATTGATCCACTCTGCTTTGGCATCTATAATTAGATgtagatttggttttttgcttATTTAGATTGAGAAATCTGGTTTTGAAGAATGATGAAGTAGCTCTGGTTGTATATCTTGTTTGATTTTTGAGATCTTAATGAAATGGGTTTTCGAGAGATGATGTTGCCCTCCATGTGTTTGTGAAAATGACTCTTTAAATTGAATGATGCGTTTTGTTTCGATTATCTGCAAATGCAAACTAAATGAAGTACTTGGCTCACATAATTGAGAGCTATGGTAAAATGTTCATAGAATTGAAAGGTGAAACTCATTTGCTTACAGTCATCACACACTTCTCCATCTTCCTCATGTCATCAATTGCTTCATCATTACTGTCCAGTAGCAAATGGAGCTTTCTTTGGTTATAGCAATTACTGAGAGGATCATGAAGGCTCTCAAAGACTAGGACGAAGATGAAATCCCACCTGAAAGTGTCCGTTGCTATGTTCTTTATGAATGCCGCAAGTGGAATCTTGTTTGAACATTTCTTTCTTCCTTATTGTTCAGTTCATGTACCGAATGATCCTGAATATTTCAGGCAGTTCCATTTGCTTTGGATTTTTGTTCCGTTCACAAGCATGATCTGTATTTCAACTTCTCTATAATTGAACTTTATgtttcaacatttccatcagTTGTCCCAGCATTTTGAAATTACATTTGCTTATGGTTCATTGGCATTTAAATATTCTCTGCCATTAAATTCTCTCATGGGTCCGTTTGCATTTATATTTCCTACAGTTTCACTTTACCATAGTTATATTTGCTTCAGTTTTCACTTTTTGTCTGCTGAAGCATGACAGTTTTGAGTATATTTGTGTTTTTGGCTGTTTGTATCTAATGAACTTTGTATTTGAACAATTTCTATGATAGTAGATTTTCACTTTTATCACATACTCTGCTATTACATTCTATTAAGAGATAGGACTGTGCAACAGTGCAAGTATATGTGTTGAATGCTTGGTGATCAAGTCAAAAAATGATAGGTATGAACAAAAATATCTATAGAGAGTtaattatgtttgttttgcttgATGGCTTGATAATGGGGTGTTTTGTAACAGACGTTAAGCCTGCATCTGCGGATTCTCCTTTAGAGGTAGTTTGATTTCGAGAGCTCTATTTTTACTTCATTCTTGATAATTATCATTACTCATTCTGAGTTGGATTCCTTATTAGtgtatagcctttagattttaTGTTTATGGATGCATATAACATCAACTTTGATGCAATCAGAAGCCGATGATGGGTATAGGTGGAGTGTGGActgtatgatgatgatgatgatgatgatgatggtacGTGCTGGTCTATTAAACTCTTCCCTTCTCCTTTTTGGTATTTCTGTTCAATTTATATCTCTACACTCACTCACAGATAAAACAATGTTGTGCTACTTTTTCTCTTAATAGCCTTCAACTAAGAACTCTTACACTTTCAGTAGGTTCGTTACTATATATAAATTTCTTTGGCATTCCCATGTAGACCAAGACAAGGTAGAAGCTTCTAAGTTATTTTTGCAAAGGTTAATGTGTCAATGTTTATAGTGACAGTGATAATGTTTATAGAATGCGAAAGTTAGTTGGTTTGAATTTAATGTGATTATATCCAACGCAGGGTTTGATGTCATCTTCAGAATCTAGTGAAGATGGAGGAAATGAAGTGTTCTGATTACCAGTTTTCCAGTACATTAACTATatgtaatttaattttgtaaatTTATGTATTTGAACATTGGTGAAGATATATAAAATTGATGTTAAAAAGTAATTTGATGGAACTTTTCCTTTGTATCACTTTCTtccctaaaataaaaattttaaaaaattctagcatgcaaattttgtatgctagatttttttttaaaattaataattcacattttgcgacggcaatttgccgtcgcaaatatcaatggcgacgccaccaacgacatCGGCAAAATTGCCGTCGCTtagccgtcgccattggtcttttgcgacggccAATTGGCTTTCCGCGACGGCGTTGCGCCGTGGcaattttaattcttttttgtagtgttgtaatcctcttcaattgaattcgacctttgtccaaagcctttactacttgtgatttaggttcacaaaactattaggtgaatcgtttacctaaatctagcaccacttacatgcaaatcctataagtgtcgacccaaataagataaacatataaaagttttctatcaagcaaattcaatcgaacaaactcacataagcaacttagaatcacaattatggaattcaaaaactttatttaaacatagaaattgggcttaaactttgccctaaacgttattgttaactagaaacaagttcatacgaaatcaaacaaggaaatcaaaagattacaaggaaaaagaatgaattatacCGTGaggggagatggagatggagagcttgaacgttggatcttgaatcttggaagcaagccttcaaggtggacgatggaggtagatcttcacggctccttcttcttcttcctctccttgcttgaaaacgcagaactttaaactagagagtggagagagagggagagcttatgacgttatggaggattttctgaatgaGAATGTATGTGAAGTTGTGTAGCATAGGGGGACGGCCAAGCTTCAtgatccttcttttaatttcccaaggaattaatctgataatgccacacagctttgaccaatcacgtagcgccacgtcagctctgttgtgtcatccaaccaattaaaaagctccaaaataagtccctaatatattgttgccgaatttccaatgatttaatctaattttattcataattttcgaccaaatatctaggcatgaacctagacaatgtatctgaacgcattttggaccttttctcccttaaatctctccatggctttatccttaatgtcctccccttgattttctgttgattttcacattaatactgcagattttaattccttaatttcggccaacatatgttgagggaattgaggaacgaatctagacttgttttgagccttatcTTGTTGCACACACTTCACTCTTccttgaaattctcccttgATATTCTCCATCGTAATCTTTTTTATCATCCTTTGATTTTCACGTTGTCTTTGTGATCTTCTCTTGATAATTCACGGCAATTAAGGATTTATTCTCCGAAAATCCCTCTTTGACGTccacaaaaccctaaatccaatgGGCTTACtccatttgccgaaaatccaaattaatccaTAGGATTCTTGGGCCTCCAtgtgtcatcttcaagacaTAAGGTCTCCTAGTGCCTCCAGGAATC is a genomic window containing:
- the LOC133738838 gene encoding uncharacterized protein LOC133738838 — translated: MVILRLDMCVELLKLAIEFVIVVAEAVEIALQQNFPPNLTSTSAYTSTHLPFVGFLP